The Carassius auratus strain Wakin chromosome 34, ASM336829v1, whole genome shotgun sequence genomic sequence AAGTAACATGAGAATGTCTATTGTTTTGATCCAATAACCTTAGgagaaatgtgcaaaaatattttatggttATATAAAATGATGGGCTATCCTAGGTCCATACAAATTCAGTATGCCAATACCTGCAGATTGCTCTAAACAAAATGCTTCTAGGAGAGATTCTTTATGGGAGcatataatgcaaacatttttaaaaacactccAGTAAgtaattaaatgcacaaaaattatATACACAAATTAGCTTACAATGGCAGAAAAATGTTACTCGTTTTTTAAAACGAAAGTGACTTGCAGTACATCAATCACGAAGTGCCTTACTCAAGTCTAGAGCATCAGTGTAAGGTCCTTTCAGTACCTCTCCAGACAACATGTTACAAAACTAATCAATTGCAAAAAATGATTGTAACGCTAGGTCAGAGTAGTTTCCATAGACCTTCATTATTAGGTCAGTCTGTTGATCCTGTTGTTCcaagcaaaataaatgaatgctaaAAATAGGCCAAATTAGAAttgatttttgtataattttctcTCTAGGAAGCTACGTTGACCCTTTAATTTAGACCACTACAACAGAACTATTGTTGTAGCTTAAATTCCTAATTTTAGAATGCACAGGCTAACTAAGTTGGCAAGCCATAGTGCATTCATCCCAACCCCTACATGTGTAAcgcacaaataaaataatgcaacgACACGAAAGTATCCCATAGTCTCCATTAGAAGTGctgataaattaaatctaatgcgTGCATCACTCTGCTCCACATGCGTGATTGTTTAAAGATGGAAAATCATAGGTATTTGCACAGATATCACATTGCCTTCTCTGACAGAACTATAAAGTGCCATTAAAATGCTTCAATTGAAAGCTCTTGTTTAGCCAAAGGTTTGGCTGCTTGTAGCATCTGGAGATGAAGTTAGTTGAGTTCTTGTTTCATTAACAAGAGAGAACTCTGGGAAGTCTGTTCCTCCATGACCTCTCAGGCTAACTTGTCCACTGGCAATGCTAAACTGTGAGGATAGTCCAGCTCGTGAGCTTGGAAACTGAGATCGAAAGTTCTGGTCAAAAGTAGCGATCTGAAATGTCTGACTAATGCTTTGCGCATCTGTTTTTTTGGGAGAAGTCACTTGGTCGAGGAAGTCCTCCGTTGGCGAAACTGAGGAAGGGTTGGTCTCATCACCGGAAAAGGAGAAGGAGTGTTGGGAATCTACTAAAATGCTAAAGTTCGGTTTCTCCAAGGTGGACCTCAATGGAGAGTTCATGCTTGGTCTGAACCGGGATGGGGAGGTGAACTGCTTCTCCGTGGAAAACAAAGGCTGGCCAGCAAGACTGGCACTGTCATTTACAAACGTAAGACTCTGGTTGTTCAGGTAGGTGTCGTTCTGACTGGTCCTTTCCAGTGCTTGCTGGAGAAACTTGGAGTACTCCTGTAGAAGGCTGGCCTTCTCGGCCGGGGGTGCTTGTGAGCTGGCTCCCAAAGTCTCACTGGGACTGCTCTCATCAGAAGAGTTGATAGAGATGCTGGATGTGACCTCGGTGTCCGCCACACTGAAGGAAATCTCTGCTTGCCCGTTGGCCTTATTGGAGTAGTGATCGAGAAGCGTCTGCAGGACCTCGTCTGGAAGGACGTTCTTCTCGTTACTGGACTTGATCTCCACATTCAGCGTTGGAGTCTCAGAGAGGATTGTGGCGGGAACGGTCTCATCGATGACGCTTGCTACAGCTGCCTGAGTGACTGAAGACTGCGACACAATGCTGCTTACATTAAGCGCATAGTCTCGACTAGTGTTTGCCGTGGCCGCCTGAAGGTATCGCTTCTTCTTGAGAAACTGCATGGCGTCATCATAATTTGTGCTACTTCCAGTTGGTTTTGTTTGTCCTCCTTGGAGGGAATCAACCGACTCCATGTCAGGATTGGTCTCGACATCCAGGAGGCCTTTGTTGTCCACAATTTCAAATGTGTATCTTGTTACTTTGCTCTCTTCGAATGAGGACAAGGGTGAGAGACTCTGGGGCTGTTCTAGGGCCTGCTGTTTCAAACCGCTCCTGCTGGCGATTTTCTTCAGGACTAGTTTCGGAGGATTGATGATCTCTGATTCCTCCCCTGCAAGATGCCGGTTGCCAGGCGGGGAATCAGGGAGCTCAATGGAATAATCGGTCATGACAAACTCATCCTTGACCTTGGTGGCTACAGTGTAAAGAGGAAGACACTCACTTTTGGCCAGCTGGTCTTCCGTCTTCTCTTCGTTACCAGCTTCAACCACTTTGTCGACACTGGGACTTGTGAGCGCTACTCGACTTTTATCAAGGGTCTTCTGACGTTTCTTCTTGGGAAGCGTGCATTCCTTGGTAGGAAAAGAGAAGCCCAATGTCTCCGAGGTGCGAAGAGGGCCGTCTTTGGCAGCTGTTTTCTGCACCTTCCGGTCCTTATTCTCATGGCACATTCGTCTGTGCTTTAGTACTCTGTCAGTTCTGGAGAAAAACTGTTGGGAAAAACATACATCATCATGCTTCAGATTGTATAATGCATGCTAACATTTTAACTGCACTGATTTGCTTTGGACTGCCCTTACCTGATGGCAATAGTCACACTGGTAAGGCTTCTCCCCACTGTGTGTCCTCTTATGTCTCTCCATGTGGTATTTCTGAATAAATTTCATTCCACACTCATCACAGCGAAATGGTTTTTCTCCTAAAAGGCCGACATGACATACTATTATGAAAGATATAAAGAACAATTTAGGCAAGTCAAGTAGCCCTACTTTTTCCCAGTCAAGACTGACAGGGGAAAAAGCAGGCTTTTAACCCTAGACTTGCTTTCTCAGAGTACAAAGAGGCACCACAGAAAAAGGGGCTTGCAATGGATACATTAATAAATAGATCATCAATCAAGATTTCACTGTACATTCTTGAAGAAAATGTCTTACAACACCTTGAAATGAAACATAAAGGACACTTTTTTTGCCACCGGTATAATGTATCTCTGCTTACCTGTGTGGATCTTCTCATGTCTCTGAAGCAGGTACTTCTGAATAAAGCGCATGTCACACTGATTACACTGGAAAGGCTTttcaccttcaaaaaaaaaaaattctgttcaccATTTTGTTCTTTTATGTGTCATTTATTCCCAAAACACATTACACCACTTACCTGTGTGAATGAAGACATGTCTTTGCAAATGGTAGTTTGTCCGAAAAGCAGCATTGCAGTGTTCACAGACATGAGACTTTGGGTTCTGGTGCCCAAGAGAGCCATCTTCATTAATAGTGAGAATCTAACAAGATGTGAGGAAATATAGTTTCAAATCTACTTTACCTTATCATTCATGCTTGTGCTCTTTTAGAGCATCATATCTGTGTGGTCATAATACTTCATGTCCTGGCTAACCAGTACCATAAAATGAAATGATACATGTCAGTTCAGCTTATTCACAGATGTGCATCGCagttttttgtataatatttcaaTGAGTGCAATCACCTCAGTAAACAAGCAgcttttaatataaatacaattatatttaaaaaaaagcaagcagACAAATTAAGCAATTTCAGGACACTTTCAATCTCActtaaaactttaaattactttaccACCACTGTTTTGCACTGTAAAGTATCTCACACATTTAGGTATTTTAGAGCATACTGGTATTTTATCAGTGGCATCTCTGATGAATTATATTAAACCTTTGCAGGCGAGCGCtgctttctcttcttctttttgtgAAAGTCAGATGGGTCCCTCCCCGGTTTCTTCTCCTTTTTATTGAGAATCAATGAGTCTGGCACTTTCATCTCCTGCTTTATATTTACCTAACAAAAGTAACAACAACaatcattcattcaattaatttactgaattaataatatctttttatacatgtatttttacCATGATACAGCCATAATACAGTTTAATTCTGACAATCTGGTCAAATTTGCTGAAAACTTACATTACCCAAAATGTACTCACAATGCTGTTGGAACTTgcacaagtaaaataaataatattgctaAAGCGCAGCGGTAACTAGCTCTTAATCAGCTCGAACAGTTGTACACTTACTGGCATATTGAGTGTATAGTGTAATTTATGAGAGATTCGCTGTGAGAAAGCTGCTTCATCCTGTCTGTCCTTTTTATCTGTCTCCTCATGAGCCATGAGGTCATCCTGGGATATCAGATCATGCGAGGTTAGGCCTCCACCTGCCAGgtcttcatcctcatcttcatcatcctcatcctcatcatcctcctctGCCAAAAGGGGATGATTAGCCAAGCTCCGTTCCCCAAGTGTCATATCCAAACTTCCTCTCCTTCCTCTTCTGTCCACCCTTGAGGGTCCCAAAGCTCTGGATGAGTGGTGAAGCCCCACAGGGCTACATTTCATGAGCATCCCCTCCAGCTTGTCATCAATGTTCATCGCTGAACGCTGAGCAGTTGAGCTGAAGCTACAGGAAGAGACAGGACCAACATAAGGATTCCTATCAGCAGTCAACAAAGCTGCGTTCACAGCACTTCCTCTCTGTTGACCTGGCTGAGAGAAACAACAAGTTTGAGCTTAAAGAAAACAAACCTCATATCCCCTTCCCTTTTGACAAGAAGCAGCTAAACCCGATGATCCAtattctccagcatgatttgagaatgatcCAAAGAGAAATGGGATCTTTTGAAAAATCCCAAAACGTTATTTcaaggtttaaataaaataaagaggatATTTTCAATgtgatctcagacttctggaacCCAGTGCTGGTCTAGCCTCTAtgtacaatcaaaccaaaatcaTTTTCATCTCCTGCTAGAAAGAGGAGAAATGACAAACTCAATCTGACTTGACACGTCTTGAACAGTTATTGTCAAAATTGCCACTGCAGCATAAACTAATTTAATTAGGAAGCATTCATGCCttttagggatgttcattttaacagTTAAGAGACTGTTAAGAATTTTGACTGATTAATATGAtcagttaaatggtttaaaaagtcatttattttcagcaatttatgaaaatattaaaaaatgtttgctgcattgttaaaatagGCTATGCTAcacgtattaaaaaaaatttagagaaaagaaatatatatatattgtgtatactattaaaaagtcacattttataatttcattcagaaataggcctaatgcCAACCCTCtatggacaccttggcaattgaatcacCATTGGCtcataaatattttagtttacttgcCAGACTTAACGTAATTTGTTagtcaagtaaaaatatatttctcatagAGGCCTATTTATTTGCTATATATAGActagctttattatgtttttctccgCTCGCAGAAGTGCTGCAGGTGCGTGATGCATTATGAAGaccatgtgaatcctcatgttctgGTGTTTGCTTTTTGTGCATGTAAAATTAATCCCCGGGAAacaaatgttcatatttttaacAGGTCACAGAGACTTATCCTTTTCTAATCTAAatcaaatctaattaaaataatcttgtcggttaacggttaataatcATTTAACAATCGTTGGTTTCCGGTTAggaaaactgaacaaaattaacaTCCCTAATGCATTTTTATGTCAGATTACTGCTTGTAGTTCTTACTATTTTAATGAGACTTAAAAGACAATTATATTCAGTAGACTATTTATATACTGTAGTCCTGCTGTACAGCTGTTATTACTGTAAAGTTGCCCTGAAACAACCTGTAATCTATAAAGAgctatagtatataaataaatgtgacataacattttcatacttttcaatACTTAAAGATTTAAGCTGCATTTAATCCTCATACCTCATAAATATGAGACTGAGAttcatttacataattattttcttattctaCTGACTTATATGAGCTGGTTGGCAACTATATGAGACAGGCcaattaaatcttatttttataacattttcacAATGCATATTGTTCCATAGCATCTCTGCAGAACATTCTCCCTTAATGTGTCCAATGAGCAAGTCAATCTTGACTGTAGAAAAGCAAACATTATAtcagtggtgaaaaaaaaaaaatccacatgcaTAGACTTTGTAAAAGTCAAGTTCTGACATGTCAATCATCAACCTGAACTAAATACGACCTGCATAGGAAGTAGATCAACCATAGAGTCAATGGGATCAacatatgatttaaaataaaactaaaatggcCTAAGATATGAGTTTAAGCTCTAAGTGTACAGACTTGATAATGCGGGTGTGCATAAACTAACACAAAAACTTAGAGTAACGTTACATGAATGTGTTTACACTGGCTGCCTGTTGCCACTGTCAGAGATACAGCTGAGCATTTAATCTGACGTGAGCTTAATAAGGCTACTGTATTAAATACTGACTTTAATGtattttaccatatgcatttTAGTTTAAAATCGGCCTGATCTCAATTTCTATGCTGCCGTTTCAGCACGCACACAGAGGCCGGACTACAAACATTTTCTCGGCTGATTGTATCGAAGTCCTTCGCGGATGGAGAGTATACGTACCGCATGTGTCTTCAGTGCAGCGCTGGCGGCGGGTTCGAGCCGCTCATGATGTGTTTGTCAAACTTTACTGCGACGCCGCGGCTAGCGCGAGAGGCTAGCGAGCTACATTCCATCTGCAGCTGCGCAGCGGTGCATTGTGGGATCGCAGCGGACCCGCTCTTGATGAGACTGACAGGACGTGTTTGCTTGCTGTTTGAAATATATGCAAGCAATAAGTGGAGCTAATAATAGAGGATGATGTGGTATGTTATATAAATTGATTTATTCATGAACAGATGGGCCAAGATTTCCTTCATCCTATCTAAGCATCAATTATTAACCCTCGAGTGTACTATTCAAGACTCATGTAATAGAATCATGAATTTCAgtgattcttttttatttatttatttatttttgccagagagtggtatttaaaaaaaaaaaggaataataacaatgataaagaAATATCAATTGCGCAGgttaaataaacaagcaaacaaacatttaatttgtaaaatctgttattttttatttcaggtcTATCTAAATACGCCTATAGCATTTTATAACCTAATTATCTCCGTTCAgattgtgcatttaatttaatgacGTCACATGAggcatttaaaagtaaattttaatgtttctacataaaaaaatgcactgtTCTATGTGAATAGAAAGAAACTGACCCTCAATGGTTAAAAAGGCACTAAAACAAACTATGCAAACacttaaaatgcttaaaacaacacaaaacagttcccctctaaaacttttattttattaaaggacACAAAATATCATAGAATCACAAAATGAATCAATGTTTAATTAAGTTTCTGACAAGTAGCGTTGTCATTATTACAAGATAAATACCATAGAAAATATAAGTCAAAAAGgatgagaaccactgccctaaaatCAACCTGAAGAAGAGAATTAGTggcatttaaatataaacaaacattcattTCTGATTTGGGCTCAATTTAATAAGATATTTAAGTGGATAAAATGAAGAACTGTGAAGTAAACAAGAAAAGTGTCAACTCATTTACCTTGGTTTAACCCGTGCTAAACCAAACATCTTACCAGTCTGTTATATCAAAggcttttttaataaaagattgtTCATAAGTATAACACACCACTAGAGGGAagcattacaacaacaaaaaacgaaTGGCGATTCCTCCTGAGAAAAAGGCTGAGGCTGTAGAGATCACTACAATTGATAAGTTTAAAGAAATGCATTCTTTTTACCAGTACACAGCTCATGTTAAAGAATGGATTGTTTTCcagtgttaaaatactttctcccaCTTCAGTTTAGTGTACAGAGATAACATAAGACATTTGTAGTTTAACCTTgattaaagtttacatttaaactTGGTTATTTAAACTTGATTTAAGTTTaaatacagtgccctccataaatATTGGAACTGTAAAGATGAAAtagctttctctgctgtggagtcaagacatttgccaatatgattaaaagatgaatatgcaaaaaaactacagaatgtcacattctattattaggtcttttgacacatacatgttttacagAATAAAAAGGATAGCACTTTTGGTTCATCCCattatttgatgtgagcataagtattgggaCCGTTGAATTTACAGCAGATAAAGAttcaaagctaatatttagttgcagatcccttgcatgctgcaatcagagcagtgggtctgcaacccatagacattaccagactcttggtcttatgttcattttcacagcttttatgatttatcTGTCATCAGCTAATGTTGTTTTTCTCAACGATCAGGTCATCGTTGGTTGCTGATCTTGCTGGTAGTTTCCAAattcttgatttctccatgctctttgtttttcctatagttctaattgacttcctcttttcttttagaatCCAAATTGCCTGCTTTTCTTTTAGAGTcggcttcctcatcttcatcctggtttgtgtgtgtcatcatcgaatgcaagacttagaatgcagaagcaatggatgtAACTGATAAGACACACTCCCTGCTTCTAATATCTGAAGAAtcaatgcaacaggacacagctgaatgCTTAGAAAGGcctgtgaggcaactgttccaGTACTTCAGACAGGGAGATGAAACTCtgaaagtgctgatcttcttagctggtaaaacatctttgtgttgaatgaatcacccaataataaaatttgacattctgtagttttgtctcatattcatctt encodes the following:
- the LOC113053039 gene encoding zinc finger protein 148-like isoform X1 — its product is MRFSSTAQRSAMNIDDKLEGMLMKCSPVGLHHSSRALGPSRVDRRGRRGSLDMTLGERSLANHPLLAEEDDEDEDDEDEDEDLAGGGLTSHDLISQDDLMAHEETDKKDRQDEAAFSQRISHKLHYTLNMPVNIKQEMKVPDSLILNKKEKKPGRDPSDFHKKKKRKQRSPAKILTINEDGSLGHQNPKSHVCEHCNAAFRTNYHLQRHVFIHTGEKPFQCNQCDMRFIQKYLLQRHEKIHTGEKPFRCDECGMKFIQKYHMERHKRTHSGEKPYQCDYCHQFFSRTDRVLKHRRMCHENKDRKVQKTAAKDGPLRTSETLGFSFPTKECTLPKKKRQKTLDKSRVALTSPSVDKVVEAGNEEKTEDQLAKSECLPLYTVATKVKDEFVMTDYSIELPDSPPGNRHLAGEESEIINPPKLVLKKIASRSGLKQQALEQPQSLSPLSSFEESKVTRYTFEIVDNKGLLDVETNPDMESVDSLQGGQTKPTGSSTNYDDAMQFLKKKRYLQAATANTSRDYALNVSSIVSQSSVTQAAVASVIDETVPATILSETPTLNVEIKSSNEKNVLPDEVLQTLLDHYSNKANGQAEISFSVADTEVTSSISINSSDESSPSETLGASSQAPPAEKASLLQEYSKFLQQALERTSQNDTYLNNQSLTFVNDSASLAGQPLFSTEKQFTSPSRFRPSMNSPLRSTLEKPNFSILVDSQHSFSFSGDETNPSSVSPTEDFLDQVTSPKKTDAQSISQTFQIATFDQNFRSQFPSSRAGLSSQFSIASGQVSLRGHGGTDFPEFSLVNETRTQLTSSPDATSSQTFG
- the LOC113053039 gene encoding zinc finger protein 148-like isoform X2; the protein is MNIDDKLEGMLMKCSPVGLHHSSRALGPSRVDRRGRRGSLDMTLGERSLANHPLLAEEDDEDEDDEDEDEDLAGGGLTSHDLISQDDLMAHEETDKKDRQDEAAFSQRISHKLHYTLNMPVNIKQEMKVPDSLILNKKEKKPGRDPSDFHKKKKRKQRSPAKILTINEDGSLGHQNPKSHVCEHCNAAFRTNYHLQRHVFIHTGEKPFQCNQCDMRFIQKYLLQRHEKIHTGEKPFRCDECGMKFIQKYHMERHKRTHSGEKPYQCDYCHQFFSRTDRVLKHRRMCHENKDRKVQKTAAKDGPLRTSETLGFSFPTKECTLPKKKRQKTLDKSRVALTSPSVDKVVEAGNEEKTEDQLAKSECLPLYTVATKVKDEFVMTDYSIELPDSPPGNRHLAGEESEIINPPKLVLKKIASRSGLKQQALEQPQSLSPLSSFEESKVTRYTFEIVDNKGLLDVETNPDMESVDSLQGGQTKPTGSSTNYDDAMQFLKKKRYLQAATANTSRDYALNVSSIVSQSSVTQAAVASVIDETVPATILSETPTLNVEIKSSNEKNVLPDEVLQTLLDHYSNKANGQAEISFSVADTEVTSSISINSSDESSPSETLGASSQAPPAEKASLLQEYSKFLQQALERTSQNDTYLNNQSLTFVNDSASLAGQPLFSTEKQFTSPSRFRPSMNSPLRSTLEKPNFSILVDSQHSFSFSGDETNPSSVSPTEDFLDQVTSPKKTDAQSISQTFQIATFDQNFRSQFPSSRAGLSSQFSIASGQVSLRGHGGTDFPEFSLVNETRTQLTSSPDATSSQTFG